The Candidatus Koribacter versatilis Ellin345 genome has a segment encoding these proteins:
- a CDS encoding histidine triad nucleotide-binding protein, whose translation MSDCLFCKIVAGQIPSKKVYEDEKVFVFQDINPQAPIHFLIIPRQHIAGLKEASEADAEIIGYCHLIAAKLGKQYNVEDGYRTVLNVGPKSGQSVFHLHLHLLGGRDLTWPPG comes from the coding sequence ATGTCGGATTGTCTTTTCTGCAAGATCGTCGCCGGTCAGATCCCATCGAAGAAAGTGTATGAAGACGAAAAAGTCTTCGTTTTCCAGGACATCAATCCGCAAGCGCCGATTCACTTCCTCATTATTCCTCGCCAGCACATCGCCGGCCTGAAAGAAGCCAGCGAAGCCGATGCCGAGATCATCGGCTACTGCCACCTGATCGCCGCCAAACTCGGCAAGCAATACAACGTCGAGGACGGTTACCGCACGGTGCTCAATGTCGGGCCGAAGTCCGGCCAGTCAGTCTTCCATCTTCATCTGCATTTGCTTGGCGGACGCGATCTCACGTGGCCACCCGGATAG
- a CDS encoding TonB-dependent receptor, which yields MKRAVLFTFLILLVISSIAFGQQTTGQINGTLVDSSSAVVPNATVTAKNVDNGLTRSTKSSTTGGYTINDLPPGTYTITTEAPGFAKTVNERVPLLVGQALTLNFTLKTGGANETITVTEEAPLIESTRSDIGGSVSPLEVKELPIVDRNFAGLMATVPGVRPAEAFDPTKTRSGNVSVNGSDGRSIDYNVDGGDNKDVVIGGIVQNFTMEGIQEFQVTTDRYTAESGRAAAAVVNVISKSGTNAFHGTAFSLFQNSGLNSNSYFNEIAGNPKNKFHRYQFGGSAGGPIIKDKLFFFGAYEQKREPQDIGVDPSAFDNLTLFAAAFPDYAVPIRKLDYSYLDQQLTAKVDHRISDRQNMFYRYAWEKWTNPNDQLGFPFVADASQSTSDSNSFHDFVAQHNYTISPTKVNSFNFHLQDFTNDILPAPGRTFTYDVAGGGTATNPEICFGIGGGCGGGVPEVGNNVNVPQETLIRKYQFRDDFTWVHRNHNMKMGVNWDYVDVMGGFFYFGANGYQVIFQDDPKTILANPAAYPDGFSTRGAVGELTYNGGSGSTAQPPSHQLAFYFQDDWKVTNRFTLNAGVRWDANPLFLIPQLTNNFSSTNRTVRVLRDVLAANLSDPAAQAGVQRADYLAGNTSLASKNTADWKEFQPRIGFSWDPTGSGKSVIRGGYGIARDTIFQNLTLFAVQETNPTIYNTIIDYFPSQAPGSCPAGGTADPTDLCNFRFGIDPLPAPQAATTDLAPGAVGRMQDPRLTDPWSQQMSIGGERQFGNDYAFGADYYHVLGTHEPRVLNMNPKIGSTCDPAYGGDPTNPTCVNGAGTRLMDAAFSEAPDSQIAGQNLGIGRLGAIYDYSTSNRSLYDGINFQLRKRMSHHFQFQASYVLSWARSWGGRPTSSYSGSGVNVTPEQQFASNEFNYSSFDERHRFTLSGVFQLPWGFEVAPLVQAASARPYDFIAGSDINGDGRSTIDRACVGSTPGNPIFTKGCTMLKPDTLRGDPFFQIDTRVAKAFKFNEHMTLQLIWEFYNIGNVNNFCNYYFNNASQSNFGTPQGYCGGQGGPAFTGPFRQQFGFRFEF from the coding sequence ATGAAGCGAGCTGTTCTCTTCACCTTCCTCATCCTGCTGGTGATCTCTTCGATCGCTTTCGGCCAGCAAACTACCGGACAAATCAACGGCACCCTCGTAGATTCCAGCAGTGCAGTCGTTCCCAATGCGACCGTTACCGCAAAGAACGTCGATAACGGACTGACCCGCTCCACCAAGTCAAGCACCACCGGCGGGTACACCATAAATGACCTTCCCCCTGGAACGTACACCATCACCACGGAAGCCCCTGGTTTTGCCAAGACCGTGAATGAGCGCGTTCCGCTGCTCGTCGGCCAGGCCTTGACGCTGAACTTCACCCTCAAAACGGGCGGCGCCAATGAGACCATCACCGTCACCGAGGAAGCGCCGCTTATCGAATCGACGCGTTCCGATATCGGCGGCTCAGTATCGCCGTTGGAAGTGAAGGAACTGCCAATCGTGGACCGCAACTTCGCGGGTTTGATGGCAACCGTCCCCGGCGTGCGTCCTGCAGAAGCCTTCGATCCGACCAAGACCCGCTCCGGCAACGTGAGCGTGAACGGCAGCGACGGCCGCTCCATTGACTACAACGTGGATGGCGGCGACAACAAGGACGTCGTCATCGGCGGCATCGTCCAGAACTTCACCATGGAAGGCATCCAGGAATTCCAGGTGACGACCGACCGTTATACGGCGGAATCCGGCCGCGCAGCGGCTGCTGTAGTGAACGTGATCAGCAAGAGCGGTACCAACGCTTTCCACGGGACGGCGTTCAGCCTGTTCCAAAACAGCGGTCTGAACAGCAACAGCTACTTCAATGAAATCGCCGGAAACCCGAAAAACAAATTCCATCGCTACCAGTTTGGTGGTTCTGCCGGCGGTCCAATCATCAAGGACAAGCTGTTTTTCTTCGGCGCATACGAGCAGAAGCGCGAACCCCAGGACATTGGCGTCGATCCTTCTGCATTCGACAATCTCACCCTGTTCGCGGCTGCATTCCCGGACTATGCGGTTCCCATCAGGAAGCTCGACTACTCGTACCTCGACCAGCAGCTGACAGCGAAGGTGGACCATCGCATCAGCGATCGTCAGAACATGTTCTATCGCTATGCGTGGGAAAAATGGACGAACCCCAACGATCAGCTTGGATTTCCGTTCGTGGCTGACGCCAGCCAATCCACTTCTGACAGCAACAGTTTTCATGACTTTGTAGCGCAGCACAACTACACGATCTCGCCGACCAAGGTGAATTCGTTCAACTTCCACCTCCAGGACTTCACCAATGACATCCTTCCGGCGCCGGGTCGCACCTTCACCTACGACGTGGCGGGAGGAGGGACTGCAACCAATCCAGAAATCTGCTTCGGTATCGGCGGCGGATGCGGCGGTGGCGTGCCGGAAGTCGGCAACAACGTCAACGTTCCCCAAGAAACCCTGATTCGCAAATACCAGTTCCGCGACGACTTCACGTGGGTGCATCGCAACCACAATATGAAGATGGGCGTGAACTGGGATTACGTGGACGTAATGGGCGGATTCTTCTACTTCGGCGCCAACGGCTACCAAGTCATCTTCCAGGATGATCCGAAGACGATCCTGGCGAACCCTGCGGCGTATCCGGACGGCTTCTCAACCCGCGGCGCCGTCGGTGAACTCACCTACAACGGCGGCTCCGGTTCGACCGCACAGCCTCCATCGCACCAGTTAGCGTTCTACTTCCAGGATGATTGGAAGGTCACCAACCGCTTCACGCTGAACGCCGGCGTGCGCTGGGACGCGAACCCGCTGTTCCTCATCCCGCAGCTCACGAACAACTTTAGCAGCACGAACCGCACTGTCCGAGTCCTGCGCGACGTACTCGCCGCGAACCTGTCTGATCCAGCGGCACAAGCAGGCGTTCAAAGGGCGGACTACCTCGCCGGCAATACCAGTCTGGCTAGCAAGAACACCGCCGACTGGAAGGAATTCCAGCCTCGTATTGGTTTCTCCTGGGATCCCACCGGTTCGGGCAAGAGCGTCATCCGCGGCGGCTATGGCATCGCACGCGACACCATCTTCCAGAACCTGACGCTCTTCGCGGTTCAGGAAACCAATCCAACCATTTACAACACGATCATCGACTACTTCCCGAGCCAAGCCCCGGGGTCTTGCCCTGCAGGCGGCACTGCCGATCCAACCGACCTTTGCAACTTCCGCTTTGGCATCGATCCGCTTCCGGCTCCGCAAGCGGCGACTACGGACCTCGCACCCGGCGCCGTTGGCCGTATGCAGGACCCGCGTTTGACGGACCCGTGGTCGCAGCAGATGTCCATCGGCGGCGAACGCCAGTTCGGCAACGACTACGCGTTCGGCGCGGATTACTACCACGTGCTCGGCACCCATGAACCACGCGTTCTGAACATGAACCCGAAGATCGGATCGACCTGTGATCCGGCGTACGGCGGCGATCCTACCAACCCAACCTGCGTGAACGGCGCGGGAACTCGGTTGATGGACGCGGCCTTCTCGGAAGCACCAGACAGCCAGATCGCCGGCCAGAACCTTGGCATCGGGCGATTGGGCGCTATCTACGATTACTCAACCTCGAACCGCTCTCTGTATGACGGCATCAACTTCCAATTACGGAAGCGGATGAGCCACCACTTCCAATTCCAGGCGAGCTACGTTCTCTCCTGGGCGCGGTCGTGGGGTGGACGCCCGACGTCGTCCTATAGCGGCAGCGGCGTCAATGTCACTCCGGAGCAGCAGTTCGCTTCCAACGAATTCAACTACAGCAGCTTTGACGAGCGCCATCGCTTCACGTTGAGCGGCGTCTTCCAACTGCCGTGGGGATTCGAAGTTGCACCACTGGTTCAGGCCGCATCGGCACGCCCGTATGATTTCATCGCTGGTTCGGACATTAACGGCGACGGACGTTCCACGATTGACCGCGCTTGCGTCGGTAGCACTCCGGGCAATCCGATCTTCACTAAGGGTTGCACCATGCTCAAGCCGGACACCCTGCGTGGCGACCCGTTCTTCCAGATTGATACGCGCGTCGCTAAAGCATTCAAGTTCAACGAACACATGACGTTGCAGTTGATTTGGGAGTTCTACAACATCGGCAACGTAAACAACTTCTGTAACTACTACTTCAATAACGCCAGCCAGTCCAACTTTGGAACGCCGCAGGGATACTGCGGTGGCCAGGGCGGTCCGGCCTTTACGGGCCCGTTCCGTCAGCAGTTCGGCTTCCGTTTCGAGTTCTAG
- a CDS encoding halocarboxylic acid dehydrogenase DehI family protein — protein sequence MSLQRALEVNELAPDLRPIYDEVRSAFDMPYVPTIFKAAAGNSTYIREMWDDLYEVACSKEFHASAETLNQFINAQVIGTRWRFSNQERLLTAQKFSPADVRVMAGVASTFQRALPRMALFTRLMQRGYSGGQRGRVSARHGSSPFARMITLHIPSESEASLRTWLIYSEIKRNTASKQVPSMFRAISPFPGYLASVWVDTKRLFADREFLQARDELSRRTLTLLHGLPVSDHRALMDDLHPEQWREIEQLVDGFARLVPQFAIAAAVWRRSFASAQSQLMAG from the coding sequence ATGTCTCTCCAGCGCGCACTTGAAGTCAACGAGCTCGCACCCGATCTGCGACCGATTTACGACGAGGTGCGCTCCGCCTTCGACATGCCGTACGTACCGACCATTTTTAAAGCAGCGGCGGGGAATTCGACCTATATCCGAGAGATGTGGGACGACCTCTACGAAGTGGCATGTTCGAAGGAGTTTCACGCCTCGGCAGAGACACTGAACCAATTCATCAACGCCCAGGTGATCGGCACGCGCTGGCGCTTTTCCAACCAGGAGCGGCTGCTCACGGCGCAGAAATTTTCTCCCGCCGACGTTCGCGTTATGGCGGGAGTGGCTTCGACATTCCAGCGCGCTCTGCCGCGGATGGCGCTGTTCACGCGGCTCATGCAGCGTGGTTATAGCGGAGGGCAGCGAGGACGCGTCAGCGCACGACATGGCAGCTCGCCCTTTGCGCGGATGATCACCCTGCACATTCCGAGCGAGAGCGAAGCTTCTTTGCGCACCTGGCTTATCTATTCGGAGATTAAGCGCAACACCGCTTCAAAGCAGGTGCCCAGCATGTTCCGCGCAATCTCGCCCTTTCCGGGCTACCTGGCTTCGGTATGGGTGGATACGAAACGTCTCTTCGCCGATCGGGAGTTTCTGCAGGCGCGCGATGAACTGTCGCGACGAACCTTAACGCTCTTACACGGATTGCCGGTGAGCGATCATCGTGCTCTGATGGACGACCTGCACCCGGAGCAGTGGCGCGAGATCGAACAACTGGTGGACGGTTTCGCTCGACTGGTGCCGCAATTCGCCATCGCCGCCGCGGTGTGGCGACGTTCGTTCGCGAGCGCGCAAAGCCAACTCATGGCGGGTTGA
- a CDS encoding septal ring lytic transglycosylase RlpA family protein — translation MPCSSSLSPVRLTALRYSAALAVLLLLASCGGKKKAAKYNPPPPPPPSQNYPPPQTKTDTTRSAKNTQKTPPAARKPNGNSLFTQEGYASWYGPGFHNRRASNGEVYDMNAMTAAHRDFPLNSVVRVTNEQTGHSAVVRITDRGPFVPNRIIDLSLAAAKQVDVWKSGTAMVKLEVISAPSPVDHGGRWCVQIGALSRQKDAIKLKEHLLESFETTQVIQFPAPDGGYWVRVKVPQDDKKRAQEVARATHVSEGNVFLVRLD, via the coding sequence ATGCCGTGTAGTTCTTCCCTTTCGCCGGTGCGCTTGACCGCCCTGCGTTATTCCGCAGCGCTCGCTGTGTTGTTGCTGCTCGCATCGTGCGGAGGAAAGAAAAAAGCGGCGAAGTACAATCCGCCTCCGCCACCTCCGCCCTCACAAAACTATCCACCACCGCAGACAAAAACCGATACCACGCGATCGGCGAAGAACACGCAAAAAACGCCTCCGGCAGCGCGAAAGCCCAACGGAAACTCGCTCTTCACCCAGGAAGGCTACGCGAGCTGGTACGGCCCCGGCTTCCACAATCGCCGCGCTTCAAACGGCGAAGTCTACGACATGAACGCCATGACCGCCGCGCACCGCGACTTTCCACTGAACAGCGTGGTTCGCGTGACCAACGAGCAGACTGGCCACTCCGCGGTCGTACGCATCACCGATCGCGGACCGTTCGTGCCGAACCGCATCATTGACCTTTCCCTTGCCGCAGCGAAGCAAGTAGACGTCTGGAAGAGCGGCACCGCGATGGTGAAGCTCGAGGTCATCAGCGCACCGTCGCCGGTAGATCACGGCGGACGCTGGTGCGTGCAAATCGGCGCCCTCAGCCGACAGAAAGACGCCATCAAGCTGAAAGAGCACCTGCTCGAGTCGTTTGAAACGACGCAGGTCATCCAATTCCCCGCCCCCGACGGCGGCTACTGGGTCCGCGTGAAAGTTCCGCAGGACGACAAGAAGCGCGCCCAGGAAGTCGCACGCGCCACGCACGTCAGCGAAGGCAATGTTTTCCTCGTGCGATTGGATTAG
- a CDS encoding GNAT family N-acetyltransferase — MNPRVILTTERLVLRHWRSEDREPFARMNADPIVMRFMPAVLSREESDALVDRIEEHFRQRGHGPYAVELRENGTFIGYTGLYVPTFTAPFTPCIDIAWRLDCAHWNRGFATEAARAVAEDGFSETRDRGSRLVYCAGESSVATGDGEDRYDARSRR, encoded by the coding sequence ATGAATCCGCGAGTCATTCTCACGACCGAGCGGCTGGTGCTGCGCCACTGGCGAAGCGAAGACCGCGAGCCATTCGCGCGCATGAACGCCGATCCGATAGTGATGCGGTTCATGCCGGCCGTGCTCAGCCGCGAGGAGAGCGATGCGCTGGTAGATCGGATCGAAGAGCACTTTCGCCAGCGCGGCCATGGACCATATGCGGTGGAGCTCCGCGAGAACGGAACGTTTATCGGATACACCGGCTTGTATGTGCCCACGTTCACCGCGCCATTCACGCCTTGCATCGACATTGCCTGGCGCTTGGATTGCGCGCACTGGAACCGTGGATTCGCGACGGAAGCTGCCCGTGCTGTAGCCGAGGATGGGTTTTCGGAGACTCGCGATCGAGGATCTCGTCTCGTTTACTGTGCCGGGGAATCTTCCGTCGCGACGGGTGATGGAGAAGATCGGTATGACGCACGATCCCGCAGATGA